The sequence CGATGTAGGCGTTCTGCTGCGGCCTGCCGGGCTGGATGTATTCCAAACTAATGCTCCGATTCTGTGCCCAAGCCTGTAGTGCGCCGCTGATGTATTCGGGGCCGTTATCACAGCGGATCGCCTTGGGCGCGCCGCGCCATTCGATGATCTGCTCCAGCGCCCGGATCACTTGGGCTGAAGGCAGCGGCAGATCGATCTCGATGGCCAGACCTTCGCGGTTGAAATCACCAAGGACGTTGAACAACCGGAAGCTGCGGCCGTCACCGAGCTGGTCGTGCATGAAAGCCATTGACCAAACTTGGTTGATCGTCGCGGGTACGGCCAGCGGTTCTGGCTTCTCCCGGACCATTCGCTTCCTCGGTTTGATCCGCAGGGTCAATTCCAGCTCCCGGTAGATTCGGTACACCCGCTTGTGGTTCCAGCCGAACGTCTTCACGTGGCGGAGGTGCAGAAAGCACAGGCCAAAACCCCAATCGCGATAGGTCGTGGTCAACCGCACCAGCCAGTCAGCGATCCGGGCGTTCTCCTCGCGGGCCTTGGCCTGGTAGCGATAGCAGGTCTGGCTGACCTCGAAGGTCAGGCAGGCGTGCCAGATACTCGTTCGCCCATCTTCAACCGCCCAGCGGGCCATCCCCCGACGTTGAGATCGCCTCGCCATTTTTTTTGCCATGGCTTCCTTCAATAGATCGAGATCGGCGCTGAGCTGAGACTCGGCGTACATCTCCTTCAGGCGCCGGTTCTCGTCCTTAAGCTCTTTGAGCTGGGACATCAGAGACGGGGCCATGCCGCCGAACCGGCTGCGCCATTTGTAGAACGTCGCTGAACTGATGCCGTGCTCTCGGCACAGCTCCGGGACGGGTGTGCCGACTTCGGCTTGCTTGAGCACGGCAATGATCTGGCTGTCACTGAATCGGGATGCCTTCACGGAAATCTCCTCGGGAAAGGTTACGAGAAAATTCCACTTCTGACGTCAACTAATCTGTGAGGGGATTACCGAATCGCCTGCTGGATACCGACATGGCTCGGGTCTTGTTCCGACGCGTGCTGTATCTGGCCGAATGGCAGGGATGGGTCTCCGACGAGCATTTCAGCGTCGATGGTTCGATGATCGAACCGTGGGTGAGTCGCAAGCGCTTCGTGCGCAAGGATGATGATGGCGCCGGTCGGCCTGGCAGGCGTAATCCTACAGCGGACTTCAAGAGCGAGACGCGCAACAGCAAGACACACCGAAGCCAAGCTGCGTTATTTGACGCATGCCTTGGCCGGGAATCGAAACGGCTTGGTCGTGGATGTGGAAACGACCCAGGCCAATGGCCGTGCCGAGTGGTTCGCGGCCGAGCGTATGATCGCCCGTAGCATCCAAAAGCCCGGCGCCAGCCTTGCCGACGATAAAGTTGATGACGTGCCGGAATTCGTGCAAATGCTCAAGTGCCGCGGGTTCAGGGACATAGGCTGCGACGGACTTCCGGCGTCAAAATCATCGGAAGATGGAAAATTCACGAAGGGTGAGGGTGTTTTTCGCCAGCCTGTTAGGCTCACTTCCCAGGTGCAACACTTCACTAAAGGTAGAGCGTTGCGGTGGGAACGAAATACCAGTACCTGAGCCGTGAAGAGTGAGCTGTGATCATGATCGAACTGCAACCGGGCGGCAGTGCGTACGGCGCTACGAAATCCGCGAAGGCCTACGGGCAGCGCCGTCGCCGCAGCGTGCGTTGCCGCAAGCTCGCCGAAGGCGCGGCCTTGTTCGAGCACGTCCACAACCTGCTGCAATACTGGCGCTGGTCGCCCGAGCAGATCGCCCGCAGATCGGCGCGCATGCATGGAAATGAACCGGAGTGGCGCATCCGCCACGAAACTGCAGTTTCGGATCCCGTACGCATCGGGGACGACCATTCGCGCCCCTCTGGATTGGACTTTGCCTCGTCGCGCATTGAACTTTGATGGCATACCGCTGTAGAACACTGCGCCATGATGAATGTATCGGTTGCACGCTGTCGCATCGGCGCCGCTGTTCTCGCTCTCGTTTGTGTGATGACTCCAGTATCGCAGGCCCTCGCGGCCTGGGATTCGATGCGTGCGCTGGAGCTGCGCCGCGGCGCCGAGGTCACCGCGATCGCGGTCGATCTGGACAACGGCAAGGTGATCCAGTCGCTGTCACCGGCGCTGCGGCTGACGCCGGCCTCGCTGACCAAGCTGGTGCTGGCGGCCGCCGCGCTCGACACCTGGCCGGCGGACAAGACCTTCGCCACGCGCATACTGGCGAACGGTACGATCTCCGACGGCAGCCTCGCCGGTGATCTGATGGTCGTCGGTGAGGGCGATTCCACGTTCGACCATCAGTCCTTGTGGTTTCTGGCCGCGCAGGTCAAGCAGGCCGGGATCACCACGGTGGACGGTGATCTGCTGATCAACCCGCTGCCGTTCGGTCCGCTGGCCTGCGAAACCAAGGATCGCTGCGAAGGCATGGTGCGCACGCACACCTCATACGACGCCCTGCCCTCGGCCTTTGGCGTGGACTACGGAAGCTGGTGCCTGGACAT comes from Gammaproteobacteria bacterium and encodes:
- a CDS encoding IS3 family transposase (programmed frameshift), encoding MKASRFSDSQIIAVLKQAEVGTPVPELCREHGISSATFYKWRSRFGGMAPSLMSQLKELKDENRRLKEMYAESQLSADLDLLKEAMAKKMARRSQRRGMARWAVEDGRTSIWHACLTFEVSQTCYRYQAKAREENARIADWLVRLTTTYRDWGFGLCFLHLRHVKTFGWNHKRVYRIYRELELTLRIKPRKRMVREKPEPLAVPATINQVWSMAFMHDQLGDGRSFRLFNVLGDFNREGLAIEIDLPLPSAQVIRALEQIIEWRGAPKAIRCDNGPEYISGALQAWAQNRSISLEYIQPGRPQQNAYIERYNRTVRYAWLARTLFDTIEQVQDMATRWLWTYNHERPNMALCGITPMQKLALAA